A genomic stretch from Setaria viridis chromosome 1, Setaria_viridis_v4.0, whole genome shotgun sequence includes:
- the LOC117863901 gene encoding defensin-like protein CAL1 codes for MALSRRMAAPVLVFLLLLIASEMGPATVAEARHCLSQSHHFKGLCLSSSNCANVCRVERFPDGECQTTAGTRKCFCKRIC; via the exons ATGGCACTCTCTCGCCGCATGGCCGCGCCGGTCCTCGTCTTCCTGCTCCTCCTCATCGCCTCAG AGATGGgtccggcgacggtggcggaggcgaggcACTGCCTGTCGCAGAGCCACCACTTCAAGGGCCTGTGCCTGAGCAGCAGCAACTGCGCCAACGTGTGCCGCGTCGAGAGATTCCCCGACGGCGAGTGCCAGACGACGGCCGGCACGCGCAAGTGCTTCTGCAAGAGGATCTGCTAG